One stretch of Scophthalmus maximus strain ysfricsl-2021 chromosome 12, ASM2237912v1, whole genome shotgun sequence DNA includes these proteins:
- the LOC118286348 gene encoding LOW QUALITY PROTEIN: rho GTPase-activating protein 8-like (The sequence of the model RefSeq protein was modified relative to this genomic sequence to represent the inferred CDS: inserted 2 bases in 1 codon): MTSVSDLEQLADIELQREEDEEEEEEDEKCVTDAPSSVLPDSSHPYYDVARHGVIQVSGDDLYGRKQIVFSSCCLPPSHQLNHRRLLEFLKFTLDQYVEMDYILVYFHHGLRSSNKPSLEWLREAYDEFDRKYKKNLKTLYVVHPTNFIRIVWNIFKPLISHKFGKKLKYVNFLDELRDHVNYEQLVVPADVLRHDEKLRAAQRGGASPLVKTPPPRPPLPSQQFGVSLQYIREKRREATIPLVLQQTVDYLKVKGLRTEGIFRRSARVQIIKDVQKLYNLGKPVNFDEFSDVHVPAVILKTFLRDLPEPLLTFRVYGQVQDVLNVESSLRVSRCRHIVESLPELNFIVLKFLMXFLHMVSQQSIINKMSPSNLACVFGVNLVRPRHGSISLSDLTPINVFTELLVEHFAAVFGSRCPPGQVTP, encoded by the exons ATGACGTCAGTGAGTGACCTGGAGCAGCTCGCGGACATAG aactgcagagggaggaagacgaggaggaggaggaggaagatgagaagtGTGTCACAGATGCTCCGTCGTCCGTCCTGCCTGACTCCTCCCACCCTTATTATGACGTGGCTCGACACGGCGTCATCCaggtgtctg GCGACGACCTCTACGGCCGGAAGCAGATCGTGttcagcagctgctgtttgCCTCCGTCTCACCAGCTCAACCACCGGCGGCTGCTCGA GTTCCTGAAGTTCACTCTGGACCAGTACGTGGAGATGGATTATATCCTCGTCTACTTCCACCACGGACTGAGGAGCAGCAACAAGCCGTCGCTCGAGTGGCTGCGAGAGGCGTACGACGAGTTCGACAGGAA ATACAAGAAGAACCTGAAGACTCTTTACGTCGTTCATCCGACGAACTTCATCAGAATCGTCTGGAACATTTTCAAACCTCTGATCAG cCACAAGTTCGGGAAGAAGTTGAAGTACGTGAACTTTCTGGATGAGCTGCGAGATCACGTGAACTACGAGCAGCTCGTCGTCCCCGCCGACGTGCTCAG ACACGACGAGAAGCTGCGAGCGGCTCAGAGGGGCGGAGCCTCTCCCCTGGTGAAGAcgcccccgccccgcccccccctgcCCTCGCAGCAGTTTGGCGTCAGTCTGCAGTA caTCAGGGAGAAGAGGCGGGAGGCGACGATCCCTCTGGTGCTGCAGCAGACGGTGGACTACCTGAAGGTCAAAG GTCTGAGGACGGAGGGAATCTTCAGACGCTCCGCTCGTGTTCAGATCATCAAGGACGTTCAGAAACTCTACAACCTCG GGAAGCCTGTAAACTTTGACGAGTTCTCTGACGTCCACGTTCCGGCCGTGATCCTGAAGACGTTCCTCAGAGACCTCCCTGAACCTCTGCTCACGTTCAGAGTCTACGGACAAGTCCAGGACGTCCTGA ACGTGGAGAGCAGCCTCCGAGTGTCGAGGTGCAGACACATCGTCGAGAGTCTCCCTGAACTGAACTTCATCGTGCTCAAGTTCCTCAT TTTCCTCCACATG GTGTCGCAGCAGAGCATCATCAACAAGATGAGTCCGTCCAACTTGGCCTGTGTGTTCGGGGTCAACCTGGTCCGACCTCGTCACGGCTCCATCTCGCTCTCCGACCTCACGCCCATCAACGTGTTCACCGAACTGCTCGTCGAGCACTTCGCCGCCGTGTTCGGCTCCCGCTGCCCGCCGGGGCAGGTGACCCCCTGA